In Vitis vinifera cultivar Pinot Noir 40024 chromosome 4, ASM3070453v1, the genomic window TCTAGTTTATCAGAATCCGATCATTCAAGTGGACGGTTTGACCTTAACATGCAGCTTGATGGGAACCTTGTTCTGTACCCTGCAGACACTGCTCACACTCCAGGAGATGCTTACTGGAGCACTGGAACTTTCACCAGTGGCAGCCACCTGTATCTCAATGATAGCAGAGGCGACCTACTTCTCCGGAGGAATGATGATCTTGGTTCATTGACAAGTGTGTTGACTTCCTCATCCTCAATCAATAAAGATGCCAACAAAGTTATCTATCGGGCTACACTTGATGTTGACGGTGTTTTTCGACTCTATTCTCATGCCAACTACAACAATAGTGAACCCAAAATAACGATGGAGGAGTCCGTACTTAACAGTGCATGTGATGTGAAAAGTTTTTGTGGTTTCAACAGCTTTTGCACATTTGCTGACGATAAACCCTACTGTGATTGTCTTCCTGGTTCTGATTTCATTGATCCTAATCGAAGATCTCTTGGCTGTGGGAGAAACTTCTCTGAAGAAGGGTGTAGAGATGGGGAAGAAAAAGCGCCTTTTTATGGCATCAAGACAATGGAGAATTTGAATTGGGGAGACCATGCCTATTTTGATGCACCAATGTCAAAAGATGACTGCAGCAACTCTTGTTTGGAAGACTGTGATTGTGGGGCTGCCCTATATCTTAATGGGCTTTgcaagaaacaaaattttccctTGAGATATGTTGTAAGAGATCGAAAAGTGTCTTCCACGGCTTTCCTGAAGGTGGGCATGAGAAGTATTGAGACAAAGAACGGGACCTTTCCTAGCCCAAAAAAGCCACCAGTTATAGTGACAAGCAAGAAAGCAGTAGTGCTAATTATTGTTTTAAGCTTGAGTTTCGTTACATGTTCATTTGTTGCTCTTTCATTCTCTggctttttcattttcaagtaCCGGGTTCTTAGGTACAGAAGGCTGTTGGAGACGGGAAATTTGGGCCCAGCCAAGGAGCTCACCTTGCAATTGTTTTCATACAAAGAGCTCATAAGAGCAACCAGTGGGTTCAAAGAAGAGTTGGGTAAGGGCTCTTTCGGAGCAGTCTATAAAGGGTTTTTGTACAAAAGTAAAAAACTAGTTGCAGTAAAGAGACTAGAGAAGATAGTAGAAGAAGGTGAAAGGGAGTTTCAGGCAGAGATGCGAGCAATTGGGAGAACTCACCACAGGAACTTGGTTCGGTTG contains:
- the LOC100262539 gene encoding G-type lectin S-receptor-like serine/threonine-protein kinase LECRK1, whose amino-acid sequence is MSLLPMASVSVVYFILLVFSAAEGAQPKPSNQISLGSSLSPESEPTSWPSRSGQFAFGFYQQGLNFAVGIWLVGNPNNTVVWTANRDDPPVNSNATLDLTKDGKLLLRTDQGEEKLIANATTAAAFASMLDSGNFVLYNEDSDPIWESFSFPTDTILGGQSLRTGGELVSSLSESDHSSGRFDLNMQLDGNLVLYPADTAHTPGDAYWSTGTFTSGSHLYLNDSRGDLLLRRNDDLGSLTSVLTSSSSINKDANKVIYRATLDVDGVFRLYSHANYNNSEPKITMEESVLNSACDVKSFCGFNSFCTFADDKPYCDCLPGSDFIDPNRRSLGCGRNFSEEGCRDGEEKAPFYGIKTMENLNWGDHAYFDAPMSKDDCSNSCLEDCDCGAALYLNGLCKKQNFPLRYVVRDRKVSSTAFLKVGMRSIETKNGTFPSPKKPPVIVTSKKAVVLIIVLSLSFVTCSFVALSFSGFFIFKYRVLRYRRLLETGNLGPAKELTLQLFSYKELIRATSGFKEELGKGSFGAVYKGFLYKSKKLVAVKRLEKIVEEGEREFQAEMRAIGRTHHRNLVRLMGYCAENSRRLLVYEYMSNGSLANLLFNAGTRPHWNERVRIALDVARGILYLHEECETPIIHCDIKPQNILMDEFLNAKISDFGLAKLLMPDQTRTFTGVRGTRGYLAPEWQRNTPISVKADIYSYGIVLLEIVCCRKNMEVQVKNPEEIILSNWVYQCMVSRELDKLVADEVADKKTLERMVKVGLWCIQDEPALRPSMKSVVLILEGITDIVVPPCPTTTTM